The following proteins come from a genomic window of Rhodohalobacter sp. 614A:
- a CDS encoding 3-isopropylmalate dehydratase large subunit produces MGMTLTEKILAKHSGRDHVTPGESVWVDVDILMTHDVCGPPAIGIFNKQFGENAKVWDKEKLVIIPDHYIFTSDKYANRNVDVLRAFSAEQDLPYFYDVGSDRYKGVCHVALPEEGFTRPGEVLFGTDSHTCTAGAFGQFATGIGNTDAAFIMGTGKLWVKVPETMRFVFEGTSLPPYLMAKDIILKIIGDIGTDGATYRTMEFAGPGIKALSMEDRMTLTNMAIEAGGKNGVVEPDEITEKYVKSRTDHPYECVYSDPDAEYFSEHFYNLEELVPMVAKPHSPDNKATAEEVEGTPLDRAYIGSCTGGKLSDFKAAAEILRGNKTKIDTYIVPATTEIAKGLETETLLGTPLIEIFREAGCRIGNASCAACLGGPSDTFGRLQDTEVCISSTNRNYPGRMGSKQSAVYLASPYTVAASAVTGVITDPRVFIQETVI; encoded by the coding sequence ATGGGAATGACGTTAACTGAAAAAATCCTTGCCAAACACAGTGGCAGAGATCACGTAACGCCAGGCGAAAGTGTGTGGGTGGATGTTGATATCCTGATGACCCACGATGTTTGCGGACCGCCTGCAATCGGAATCTTCAACAAACAATTTGGTGAGAATGCAAAAGTCTGGGATAAAGAAAAACTGGTTATCATCCCCGACCACTATATTTTTACCAGTGATAAATATGCCAACCGAAACGTAGATGTACTTCGTGCGTTTTCCGCTGAACAGGATCTGCCCTATTTCTATGATGTGGGGTCGGACCGTTACAAAGGCGTTTGCCACGTAGCTCTTCCCGAAGAAGGTTTTACACGGCCCGGAGAAGTTCTTTTCGGAACAGACTCTCACACCTGTACTGCCGGAGCGTTCGGACAGTTTGCCACCGGTATTGGAAATACGGATGCCGCCTTTATCATGGGAACCGGAAAACTTTGGGTAAAAGTACCCGAAACCATGCGGTTTGTATTTGAAGGGACCTCACTGCCACCTTATTTGATGGCGAAGGATATCATCCTGAAAATTATTGGTGATATCGGAACTGACGGTGCAACCTACCGAACCATGGAATTTGCAGGCCCCGGTATTAAGGCGCTCTCTATGGAAGATCGCATGACACTGACCAACATGGCTATTGAAGCCGGAGGGAAAAACGGTGTGGTTGAACCGGATGAGATTACCGAGAAATATGTAAAATCCCGGACGGATCACCCCTACGAATGCGTGTACAGTGATCCCGATGCCGAATATTTCAGCGAACACTTTTATAACCTGGAAGAATTGGTACCGATGGTGGCCAAACCACACAGTCCGGACAACAAGGCAACTGCCGAGGAAGTGGAAGGAACGCCACTTGATCGTGCGTATATCGGCTCCTGTACAGGCGGAAAACTGTCTGACTTTAAGGCTGCTGCCGAAATTCTTCGCGGCAACAAGACAAAAATCGATACTTACATTGTTCCTGCAACCACTGAAATTGCAAAAGGCCTTGAAACAGAAACCCTGCTCGGAACCCCGTTGATTGAAATCTTCAGAGAAGCGGGCTGCAGAATTGGAAACGCATCTTGTGCAGCTTGTTTGGGTGGACCATCAGACACGTTTGGGCGGTTACAAGACACGGAGGTTTGTATCTCATCCACCAACCGGAATTACCCGGGACGAATGGGATCCAAACAATCAGCCGTCTATCTCGCATCGCCATATACCGTGGCGGCTTCTGCTGTGACCGGTGTTATTACCGATCCCAGAGTGTTTATCCAGGAAACAGTGATTTAG
- a CDS encoding 2-isopropylmalate synthase gives MDNHITIFDTTLRDGEQSPGYSMNKQEKLRLALQLEKLGVDVIEAGFPIASDGDYETVKEIGKIIKKSTVAALCRTRQVDLERAVSSLEHAAKPRIHTFIATSDIHLQHKLQMTREEVLESAVNAVEFATSHYDDVEFSAEDASRSDPEFLIEIFTAVIAAGATTINVPDTVGYALPWEYADLIQTLHTRIPNIDQATISVHCHNDLGLAVANSLMAVRSGARQIECTVNGIGERAGNASLEEVVMAIETRKNNMDYSTGIDTHEIYPSSQMLAQITGKGVQPNKAIVGENAFAHEAGIHQHGVLKNPLTYEIMTPDSVGLTSNKIVIGKHSGRFALGKKLEELGYFLNKEDLNRVYTMVTKLADEQKIVKDEDLINLMANTEYSKQNPDQSIAAGG, from the coding sequence ATGGACAATCACATTACCATCTTTGATACAACCCTTCGAGACGGCGAACAATCGCCGGGATACAGCATGAACAAGCAGGAAAAGCTTCGTCTTGCTCTACAGCTCGAAAAACTGGGTGTTGATGTGATTGAGGCCGGGTTCCCAATCGCATCCGACGGTGATTATGAAACCGTTAAAGAAATTGGAAAAATCATCAAAAAAAGTACGGTAGCTGCTCTTTGCAGAACTCGGCAGGTAGACCTGGAACGGGCCGTATCTTCACTTGAACATGCCGCAAAACCACGTATTCATACTTTTATTGCGACAAGTGATATACACCTTCAGCACAAATTGCAGATGACCCGTGAGGAGGTTCTTGAGTCGGCAGTAAATGCTGTAGAATTCGCCACCTCTCATTACGATGATGTGGAATTTTCAGCGGAAGACGCTTCCCGAAGCGATCCCGAATTTTTGATCGAAATTTTTACGGCCGTCATCGCAGCAGGTGCAACCACCATCAATGTGCCGGATACCGTTGGATACGCCCTTCCATGGGAGTATGCCGACCTGATCCAAACGCTGCACACCCGAATTCCGAATATCGACCAGGCGACCATCAGCGTGCACTGCCATAATGATTTAGGCCTGGCCGTTGCAAATTCGCTGATGGCTGTCAGAAGTGGTGCGCGTCAGATCGAATGCACCGTCAATGGAATTGGCGAACGTGCCGGAAACGCCTCACTCGAAGAAGTTGTAATGGCAATCGAGACACGCAAAAACAACATGGATTACTCCACGGGAATTGACACCCACGAAATTTATCCTTCCAGCCAGATGCTTGCACAGATCACCGGCAAGGGAGTTCAGCCAAACAAGGCGATTGTGGGAGAAAATGCATTTGCGCACGAAGCGGGAATCCATCAACACGGCGTGCTGAAAAATCCGTTAACATACGAGATTATGACGCCCGATTCTGTTGGTTTGACCTCAAACAAAATTGTAATCGGTAAACACTCCGGCCGGTTTGCACTCGGTAAAAAATTGGAAGAACTTGGGTATTTCCTCAACAAGGAAGACTTGAACCGGGTCTACACCATGGTCACAAAACTTGCTGATGAACAGAAGATTGTGAAGGATGAAGACCTGATCAACCTGATGGCAAATACTGAATATTCAAAACAAAATCCCGATCAGTCGATTGCGGCTGGCGGATAA
- the cimA gene encoding citramalate synthase: MSKSIQIFDTTLRDGTQGEKVSFSAEDKFRIAKRLDEFGIDYIEGGWPGSNPKDMAFFDKAKEHTFAHAKIVAFGSTCRAGNKPEEDPNLKALIDADTPAVSLFGKTWLLHVKEALNITPEENLELISGSISYLKSHGKEVIYDAEHFFDGYKDSAEYALKTLQAAESAGADVVVLCDTNGGTMPHEVTAIVQEVRCKIDAPIGIHSHNDCELGVANAVAAVEAGAVHVQGTINGYGERCGNANLCSVIPNLQLKLGYSCIPEDQTKHLATISKYVSELANLTPDNKQPYVGKSAFAHKGGVHVSAVMKNEQTYEHIKPDLVGNSRRVLLSDLSGKSNISYKSEELGFDFDKTSKEGSEIVNELKRLENDGYQFEAAEASFELLVKQKTNKAPEFFHLEGFRVIMERNADGVSRSEATIKVRVNDQIELCAAEGNGPVNALDAALRRALCEFYPEISTVQLQDYKVRVLNEKDGTGAKVRVLIDSVQDGSSWGTVGVSENIIDASWKALSEGIIYFLMNKNSKPQQKTSIKTSLEGSTA; the protein is encoded by the coding sequence ATGTCAAAGTCAATCCAAATATTCGACACCACTCTCCGGGACGGCACCCAGGGAGAGAAAGTCTCATTTTCGGCCGAAGACAAATTTCGTATTGCCAAACGGCTCGACGAATTTGGTATTGACTATATTGAAGGCGGTTGGCCGGGCTCAAATCCCAAAGACATGGCATTCTTCGACAAAGCAAAAGAACATACATTTGCACATGCAAAAATAGTTGCTTTTGGAAGTACCTGCCGTGCCGGCAACAAACCCGAAGAGGATCCAAACCTCAAGGCGTTGATTGATGCCGACACCCCGGCCGTATCTCTTTTCGGAAAAACCTGGCTGCTTCATGTAAAAGAGGCTTTAAATATCACTCCTGAGGAAAACCTTGAATTGATTTCAGGTTCAATCAGTTATTTAAAATCTCACGGAAAAGAAGTGATTTATGATGCCGAACACTTTTTTGACGGTTATAAAGACAGTGCCGAATACGCTTTAAAAACGTTGCAAGCTGCTGAAAGTGCCGGAGCCGATGTCGTTGTTCTGTGTGATACGAATGGCGGAACCATGCCGCACGAGGTTACAGCAATTGTCCAGGAAGTTCGCTGCAAAATTGACGCTCCTATTGGCATTCACTCTCATAATGATTGTGAGCTGGGCGTTGCAAATGCAGTTGCCGCTGTGGAAGCCGGGGCCGTGCATGTTCAGGGAACCATCAACGGATACGGTGAGCGTTGCGGAAATGCGAACCTCTGCTCTGTGATTCCAAACCTTCAATTGAAATTGGGATATTCGTGCATTCCTGAAGATCAAACGAAGCACTTGGCAACCATCTCGAAATATGTGAGTGAGTTGGCCAACCTGACACCGGACAATAAACAACCGTATGTCGGGAAGAGTGCTTTTGCGCATAAAGGCGGGGTCCACGTCAGCGCTGTGATGAAAAACGAACAGACCTATGAACATATAAAACCCGATCTGGTTGGAAACAGCCGTCGGGTTTTGTTATCTGACCTATCTGGTAAAAGTAATATCTCGTACAAATCTGAAGAACTCGGCTTTGATTTTGACAAGACTTCAAAAGAAGGTTCCGAGATTGTCAACGAGCTGAAACGGCTCGAGAATGACGGCTACCAGTTTGAAGCGGCTGAAGCATCTTTTGAATTGCTGGTAAAACAAAAAACCAACAAAGCTCCGGAGTTTTTCCATCTGGAAGGATTTCGTGTGATTATGGAACGAAATGCCGATGGCGTTTCCCGGTCTGAAGCAACCATCAAGGTTCGTGTGAATGACCAGATTGAGCTTTGTGCCGCTGAAGGAAACGGCCCCGTAAACGCATTGGACGCCGCTCTCAGGCGTGCTCTTTGTGAGTTTTACCCGGAAATTTCCACCGTACAGTTACAGGATTACAAAGTACGGGTATTAAATGAAAAAGACGGAACCGGGGCCAAGGTCCGCGTCTTGATCGACTCTGTCCAGGATGGTTCAAGCTGGGGCACGGTCGGCGTTTCTGAGAATATTATTGATGCAAGCTGGAAAGCACTTTCAGAAGGGATTATTTACTTTTTGATGAACAAGAACAGCAAACCGCAACAAAAGACAAGTATAAAAACTTCCCTTGAGGGAAGTACGGCATAA
- the ilvC gene encoding ketol-acid reductoisomerase, translated as MKVKTYYNGDADLDVLKDKTVAVIGYGSQGHAHALNLHESGVNVIVGLREDSSSWSDAEEAGLKVYETSEAAAKGDLVMILIPDQFQKTVYEESIEPNLEEGNALLFAHGFNIHFDQIVPPDNVDVFMVAPKGPGHLVRRVFTEGSGVPCLFAIYQDASGTAKETALAYAKGVGGTRAGVLETTFKEETETDLFGEQAVLCGGASELVATGFEVLVEAGYQPEIAYFECLHELKLIVDLMYEGGIAGMYYSVSDTAEYGGFSRGTRVIDKDTKKRMKNILEEIQKGDFAREWINENKEGLPNLNKMRKDLSEHQIEKVGKELRSMMDWIEK; from the coding sequence ATGAAAGTGAAAACATATTATAACGGAGATGCCGACCTCGATGTCCTTAAAGATAAAACCGTAGCAGTTATTGGCTATGGAAGCCAGGGGCATGCACATGCACTGAACCTGCACGAGAGTGGCGTAAATGTAATTGTAGGTCTCCGTGAAGACAGTTCCTCCTGGAGTGATGCAGAGGAAGCAGGGTTAAAAGTATATGAAACATCGGAAGCTGCCGCTAAAGGCGATCTTGTTATGATCCTGATCCCCGACCAGTTTCAAAAAACAGTTTATGAAGAAAGCATTGAACCCAATCTTGAAGAAGGCAATGCCCTGCTATTTGCTCATGGTTTTAATATTCACTTCGATCAAATCGTACCACCCGACAATGTTGATGTATTTATGGTAGCGCCCAAAGGTCCCGGCCATTTGGTACGAAGAGTATTTACAGAAGGATCCGGAGTTCCCTGCCTGTTTGCCATCTACCAGGATGCCAGCGGCACAGCCAAAGAAACAGCTCTTGCATATGCAAAAGGAGTTGGCGGAACCCGCGCCGGTGTTCTTGAAACCACTTTTAAAGAAGAGACCGAAACCGACCTTTTCGGTGAACAAGCCGTTCTTTGCGGAGGCGCCTCCGAACTGGTAGCAACCGGTTTTGAAGTATTGGTGGAAGCCGGATACCAGCCTGAGATCGCCTACTTTGAATGCTTGCACGAATTAAAACTGATTGTTGACCTGATGTATGAAGGCGGAATCGCAGGCATGTATTATTCAGTAAGTGATACGGCTGAATACGGTGGATTTTCACGCGGAACACGAGTGATTGATAAAGACACCAAGAAACGAATGAAAAATATTCTTGAAGAAATTCAGAAAGGTGATTTTGCCAGAGAATGGATCAACGAAAATAAAGAAGGTCTTCCCAATCTCAACAAGATGAGAAAAGACCTCAGTGAACATCAAATTGAAAAAGTAGGGAAAGAACTCCGCTCCATGATGGACTGGATCGAGAAGTAA
- the ilvN gene encoding acetolactate synthase small subunit yields MATTVLKKDSRHTLSVLVKHNLNTFSRIIGIFSGKGFELDSVTFASEAEPGMARITITTYGDEKTVEQINKHLHNVIDVQKVTDLTHKKCIERELAIVKVSTAKAGRSEIMLIAQAFKAKVIDITNDKLALEVTGNTDKVDAMIQVLKPYGITEMSRTGSVALKREFQGTVSFN; encoded by the coding sequence ATGGCAACTACAGTATTGAAAAAAGATTCCCGGCACACACTTTCCGTTTTGGTAAAGCACAACCTGAATACGTTTTCCCGCATCATCGGGATTTTTAGCGGAAAGGGTTTTGAGCTCGATAGCGTCACTTTTGCATCGGAAGCGGAGCCCGGAATGGCACGCATCACAATTACAACCTACGGTGACGAAAAAACGGTTGAACAGATCAACAAACACCTTCATAATGTGATTGATGTACAGAAGGTGACCGATCTCACCCATAAAAAATGCATTGAACGCGAGCTGGCGATTGTAAAAGTTTCAACAGCAAAAGCCGGACGTTCAGAAATTATGCTGATTGCACAGGCATTTAAAGCCAAAGTAATCGATATTACCAATGATAAACTTGCGCTTGAAGTCACCGGAAATACCGACAAAGTAGACGCAATGATTCAGGTGCTGAAACCGTACGGAATCACCGAAATGTCTCGCACCGGTAGCGTGGCACTAAAACGTGAATTTCAGGGAACTGTGAGTTTTAATTAG
- the ilvB gene encoding biosynthetic-type acetolactate synthase large subunit codes for MKPSESTPSSPTNKFQKAQPLQPVKRSEDENPGPSFNGAEILIKTLADLDVDTIFGYPGGANLPIYDVLFDEHDMKHILVRHEQAGTHAADGYSRATGKPGVVLVTSGPGGTNTVTGIATAMMDSIPLVVLTGQVATSVIGNDAFQEADIVGITRPITKQNYLVRNVNELESVIREAFHIATNGRPGPVLVDLPKDMLNTAARYSGMKKVDIPSFKPTLHGHQPQIAKAAEMISKAKKPLMYVGGGAILGEAWEEVIEFAEKLNIPITTTLMGLGAFPESKPQSLGMLGMHGTWYANMAITECDVLLAVGARFDDRVTGRLDGFAQYSRKIQIDIDPSCIGKNVNVEVPIVGDVKNVLPAIGKLAKAPKIDKWWDTIQDWKKEHPLRVPKSDDTIYPQHMVKAISEATNGNAIVVTDVGQHQMWAAQHYTFNHPRSWISSGGLGTMGFGFPAAMGAAMASPDRDVVCVTGDGGFQMLSCELATAVEYKIPVKIALMNNECLGMVRQWQQLFYNNRTSYSVFGSNNPDFVKLAEAYGAVGMRATNPAEMKEVLDKAMKIKDGPVLMDFRVVKTENCYPMVPSGAALYEMVESDNDVNK; via the coding sequence ATGAAACCATCTGAATCCACACCCTCATCACCGACAAACAAATTTCAAAAGGCTCAGCCGCTCCAGCCTGTTAAACGGAGCGAGGATGAAAATCCGGGCCCCTCGTTTAATGGCGCAGAGATCTTAATTAAGACTCTCGCCGATCTTGACGTAGATACCATCTTTGGTTATCCCGGAGGAGCAAACTTACCTATTTATGATGTGCTTTTTGACGAGCACGACATGAAGCACATCCTGGTTCGCCACGAGCAAGCGGGAACCCATGCAGCTGACGGTTACTCCCGGGCCACCGGGAAACCCGGTGTTGTGCTGGTAACATCCGGCCCGGGCGGCACCAATACGGTTACAGGTATTGCCACAGCCATGATGGATTCCATACCGCTTGTAGTTTTAACCGGACAGGTTGCTACCAGCGTAATTGGAAACGATGCCTTCCAGGAAGCAGATATTGTGGGAATTACAAGACCCATCACCAAACAGAATTACCTGGTTCGGAATGTAAATGAACTGGAAAGCGTGATTCGTGAGGCATTTCATATTGCCACCAACGGACGGCCCGGCCCGGTTTTGGTTGATCTTCCAAAAGATATGTTGAATACAGCCGCCCGCTATTCCGGAATGAAGAAAGTGGATATCCCAAGTTTCAAACCTACCCTTCACGGCCATCAGCCTCAAATTGCCAAAGCGGCCGAAATGATCAGCAAGGCGAAAAAACCCTTGATGTATGTGGGCGGCGGAGCCATTTTGGGTGAAGCATGGGAAGAGGTTATAGAATTTGCTGAAAAACTGAACATCCCTATTACCACTACATTAATGGGTTTGGGGGCTTTTCCCGAAAGCAAACCACAGTCATTGGGAATGCTTGGAATGCACGGAACCTGGTATGCCAACATGGCCATCACCGAATGTGATGTTCTGCTTGCCGTAGGAGCCCGTTTTGATGATCGCGTAACAGGACGGCTGGATGGTTTCGCCCAATATTCCAGGAAAATTCAAATTGATATCGATCCCTCCTGCATTGGCAAAAATGTAAATGTGGAAGTCCCGATTGTAGGCGATGTAAAAAATGTACTTCCGGCAATTGGCAAGCTTGCCAAGGCTCCCAAAATTGATAAATGGTGGGATACGATCCAGGATTGGAAGAAAGAACATCCACTGAGGGTGCCGAAGTCTGACGATACCATTTATCCGCAGCATATGGTCAAAGCGATTTCTGAAGCAACGAATGGCAATGCCATTGTTGTAACCGATGTAGGACAACACCAGATGTGGGCTGCACAGCACTATACGTTTAATCACCCCAGATCATGGATCTCTTCCGGCGGACTTGGAACCATGGGATTTGGTTTCCCCGCAGCAATGGGAGCCGCAATGGCATCTCCTGATCGGGATGTGGTTTGTGTTACGGGCGATGGCGGATTCCAAATGTTGTCTTGCGAATTGGCAACGGCTGTTGAATATAAAATTCCCGTTAAAATCGCCCTGATGAATAATGAATGTCTCGGCATGGTTCGCCAGTGGCAGCAACTCTTTTACAATAACCGAACCAGCTACTCCGTATTCGGCAGCAATAATCCCGATTTTGTAAAACTGGCTGAAGCATACGGAGCCGTTGGAATGCGGGCTACCAATCCGGCAGAAATGAAAGAGGTTCTCGACAAAGCAATGAAAATAAAAGACGGGCCGGTTTTGATGGATTTTCGTGTAGTGAAAACTGAAAACTGCTACCCCATGGTACCCTCCGGTGCCGCTTTGTATGAAATGGTTGAATCAGATAACGACGTAAATAAATAA
- the ilvD gene encoding dihydroxy-acid dehydratase: MTKLNKYSSRLTEEQSQVGSKAMLYATGLSEEDMKKAQVGIASTGWDGNPCNMHLNGLASVIKENVWDNDMVGYVFHSIGVSDGISMGTQGMKFSLPSRDIIADSIETVMNAQWYDANISVVGCDKNMPGSIMAMARVNRPSIMVYGGTIRPGNLNGRKLDLVSAFESYGELLSDKIDEDQLHQVLKHACPGAGACGGMYTANTMASAIETMGMSLPFSSSIPATHQEKINECKRAGKAIRNLLEKDLKPLDIINKKSIENAVAMIILLGGSTNAVMHMLAIARAAKVDFTIDDFQEVSNRTPFLADLKPSGKYVMEDLYNAGGVPAVQKLMFEEGLLHEGCITVTGKTLEENVEDLPGLLEEQKVIQPISNPVKKTGHLQILYGNLSPEGSVAKITGKEGTTFTGTAKVFESEEDCLRGIRGGHVEKGDVVVIRYEGPKGGPGMREMLSITAAIMGAGLGKNVALITDGRFSGGTHGFVIGHITPEAQLGGNIALLRDGDIIEIDADERTLNVKLSDEELDERRKTWTAPELKVQSGSLYKYAKLVSTASEGCVTDL; this comes from the coding sequence ATGACGAAACTGAATAAATACAGCTCCAGATTAACAGAAGAACAATCCCAGGTAGGCTCAAAGGCAATGCTTTATGCAACCGGATTGAGCGAGGAAGACATGAAAAAGGCCCAGGTGGGAATCGCAAGTACCGGCTGGGACGGCAATCCGTGCAACATGCATCTTAACGGTTTGGCCTCTGTGATCAAGGAAAATGTTTGGGATAATGACATGGTTGGATACGTGTTTCATTCCATTGGAGTGAGCGACGGAATTTCGATGGGAACCCAGGGAATGAAATTTTCGCTTCCGTCCAGAGACATCATTGCCGACTCCATCGAAACCGTGATGAACGCCCAGTGGTACGATGCCAACATTTCGGTTGTGGGTTGTGATAAAAATATGCCCGGCTCCATCATGGCAATGGCGCGCGTAAACCGTCCATCTATTATGGTATACGGCGGAACAATCCGTCCCGGAAACCTAAATGGACGCAAGCTTGATCTCGTTTCCGCTTTTGAGTCGTACGGGGAATTGTTATCCGATAAGATTGATGAAGACCAGCTTCACCAAGTTTTGAAACACGCCTGCCCGGGAGCTGGCGCCTGCGGGGGAATGTACACGGCCAACACCATGGCATCGGCTATCGAGACGATGGGAATGAGCCTTCCGTTCAGTTCGTCCATCCCCGCAACACACCAGGAGAAAATCAACGAGTGTAAGCGGGCGGGCAAGGCGATCCGTAATCTTCTCGAAAAAGATTTGAAGCCGCTGGACATCATCAACAAAAAATCAATTGAAAATGCGGTGGCGATGATTATTCTGTTGGGAGGTTCCACCAACGCTGTGATGCACATGCTGGCAATTGCCCGTGCCGCCAAGGTGGATTTTACTATTGATGATTTCCAGGAGGTCAGCAACAGGACCCCGTTCCTGGCCGACCTGAAGCCAAGCGGAAAATACGTGATGGAAGACCTTTATAATGCAGGCGGTGTTCCTGCGGTTCAGAAGCTGATGTTTGAAGAAGGACTTTTGCATGAAGGATGCATTACCGTAACAGGCAAAACACTCGAAGAGAATGTGGAAGATTTGCCCGGCCTTCTTGAAGAACAAAAAGTGATTCAGCCGATTTCAAATCCAGTAAAGAAAACGGGTCATCTGCAAATTCTTTATGGAAACCTCTCGCCGGAAGGCAGTGTGGCAAAAATTACCGGGAAAGAAGGTACCACGTTCACAGGGACAGCCAAAGTGTTTGAGTCTGAAGAGGATTGCCTGCGCGGAATTCGTGGCGGCCATGTAGAAAAAGGCGATGTAGTTGTGATTCGGTACGAAGGCCCCAAAGGCGGCCCCGGCATGCGCGAAATGCTTTCCATCACCGCAGCTATTATGGGTGCCGGTCTTGGTAAAAATGTGGCTTTGATTACTGACGGACGCTTCTCCGGCGGAACCCACGGTTTTGTGATCGGACACATTACGCCCGAAGCTCAGCTTGGCGGAAACATTGCACTGCTTCGCGATGGCGATATCATCGAAATTGACGCTGACGAGCGAACGCTGAATGTCAAACTCTCGGACGAAGAACTCGATGAACGCCGAAAAACCTGGACGGCGCCCGAACTGAAAGTTCAAAGCGGTTCGCTTTATAAATATGCGAAACTCGTTTCCACCGCATCCGAAGGCTGCGTAACGGACTTATGA
- a CDS encoding 3-keto-disaccharide hydrolase, whose amino-acid sequence MSTNQVISASLRVFSVLLVLSVAAVFISSSPAGTSSEGEDGFARLFNDDNFDNWYTFFPEYGKNNDPDNVFSINEGVIHVTGQHFGYLATEEIYDNYHLKLEFKWGEQKWEPRLDLKRDSGICFHIAEDVPDSVWPKSIECQIQEGDVGDFWLIGGTTISVDGERNEPGDFMRFQKKRDLERPNGDWNTVEVITYDGAVTYLVNGVVVNHGEKASVKQGRILLQSEGAEIYFRNVEIKEFE is encoded by the coding sequence ATGAGTACTAATCAAGTGATATCTGCGAGTTTGAGAGTTTTTTCTGTTCTTTTGGTTCTGTCTGTGGCTGCCGTTTTTATATCGTCATCTCCGGCCGGGACCTCCAGTGAGGGTGAAGATGGATTCGCCCGGCTTTTTAATGATGATAATTTTGATAACTGGTACACCTTTTTCCCGGAGTATGGAAAGAATAACGATCCCGACAACGTCTTCTCCATCAATGAGGGAGTGATTCACGTTACCGGCCAGCATTTCGGATACCTGGCTACCGAGGAGATCTATGACAATTACCATCTAAAACTTGAGTTCAAGTGGGGTGAACAAAAATGGGAGCCAAGACTGGACCTGAAACGGGATAGCGGTATCTGTTTTCATATTGCAGAGGATGTGCCCGACAGCGTGTGGCCCAAAAGCATTGAGTGCCAGATACAGGAAGGCGATGTTGGTGATTTTTGGCTGATCGGCGGAACGACCATTTCGGTGGACGGAGAACGCAATGAACCGGGTGATTTTATGCGTTTCCAAAAGAAAAGAGATCTCGAACGCCCCAACGGGGACTGGAATACGGTAGAGGTGATAACCTATGACGGCGCGGTTACCTATCTCGTAAATGGCGTGGTCGTCAATCACGGAGAAAAAGCCAGCGTAAAACAAGGACGAATTTTGCTGCAATCCGAAGGCGCGGAGATTTACTTTCGGAATGTGGAGATCAAAGAATTTGAATAG